A single region of the Lotus japonicus ecotype B-129 chromosome 4, LjGifu_v1.2 genome encodes:
- the LOC130712594 gene encoding uncharacterized protein LOC130712594 has product MSVGKKSCAGNAKSQGILRETVLMPPILNTARGRRPTAPGRVFVISGEQAAVTDDLIQGTCTIAGNSLMVLFDSGATHSFISEECAKRLGLLTLELPFDLVVTTPVADRLVTRTTCLQCPLIYEDRKFLANLVCLGFKELDVILGMDWLAQYHVLLDCANKAVVFPDSSVTDYLNSYTLRKGSPTFMNFIVVEAKNEGGMRNILIVQDYVDVFPEDVPGLPPVRETKFTIDVMPDTGPISMTPYGMAPAEMAELAKQLEDLSSKGFI; this is encoded by the coding sequence ATGAGTGTGGGAAAGAAATCATGTGCTGGAAATGCCAAAAGCCAGGGCATATTGAGAGAAACTGTCCTAATGCCGCCAATACTGAATACTGCTAGAGGAAGGCGACCTACTGCTCCAGGACGTGTGTTCGTAATATCTGGGGAACAGGCTGCAGTTACTGATGACCTTATCCAGGGTACGTGCACTATCGCTGGAAACTCCTTAATGGTTTtgtttgattctggtgcaacgcACTCGTTTATTTCTGAGGAGTGTGCGAAGAGACTAGGGTTACTAACTTTAGAGTTACCCTTCGATTTGGTGGTGACGACCCCTGTCGCCGATCGTCTAGTTACGCGCACGACATGCTTGCAATGTCCGTTGATCTACGAGGATCGGAAGTTTCTTGCGAATCTTGTCTGCTTAGGGTttaaagagctcgatgtgattctgggaatggattggttggcaCAATATCATGTCCTCTTGGATTGTGCCAACAAGGCCGTAGTGTTTCCAGATTCAAGCGTTACGGATTACTTGAATTCGTACACCTTGAGGAAGGGTTCACCGACATTCATGAACTTCATTGTGGTTGAAGCAAAGAATGAAGGCGGCATGCGCAACATCTTGATAGTACAGGATTATGTGGACGTGTTTCCGGAGGATGTGCCTGGATTACCACCGGTGAGGGAGACGAAGTTTACCATTGATGTGATGCCCGACACGGGACCTATATCAATGACGCCTTATGGGATGGCACCAGCGGAGATGGCGGAGTTAGCCAAGCAGTTGGAGGATCTCTCTTCGAAGGGATTTATCTGA